One region of Elusimicrobiota bacterium genomic DNA includes:
- a CDS encoding tetratricopeptide repeat protein, which translates to MIPARKSPAWRASCLAALAAAAFSPSLCARGFIRDDWYIIAENALLRGWRLLPRLLSMGYWEGALGAAAPVQEYRPVLMLSYFLNRALLGAAPWGFHLVNALFHAGVVAALYLALRRRLEEPAALGAAVLFAVLPVHVEAVSYLAGRSEILALLFLLLSWFELEKENSFWRGGLLWYVLALLTKEVAVVFPFFLAASDWVWRRGRDCRRVRLHGALWVATIAAVALRFVVLGRPFHGGFDYFEGAEALNRALSVARFWTLHYVLPMAAGVGLQADFSRPLIPDSGPGDLVAWACLLGWIALAVATVEGIRRRRPEALLGLIFFLPLLPTSHLVIRLDTIGAERFLYIPSISFCVAAAWALRRRLILAGLLAALYAGQSLARQPAWLSDRSYAEAALRGNPVSAGAWSALGVCLAREGRAAEAEEALRRAVSVNPRHPAAYFNLGLLYYKQGRLGEADRMVGAATNGNSGDADAWSLRGLLAERRGAAGEALKAYARALELRPWDAVAHFNLGRLALASGRRDLAATHFREYLALAPDAEDAARIRKLVEAPLNP; encoded by the coding sequence GTGATTCCCGCCCGGAAGAGCCCCGCCTGGCGTGCCTCGTGCCTGGCCGCCTTGGCGGCCGCCGCCTTCTCGCCCTCTCTTTGCGCCCGAGGCTTCATCCGCGACGATTGGTACATTATCGCCGAGAACGCGCTTTTGCGCGGGTGGCGCCTCCTGCCGCGCCTGCTCTCGATGGGCTATTGGGAGGGGGCCCTCGGCGCCGCGGCCCCGGTCCAGGAGTATCGCCCGGTCTTGATGCTGTCGTACTTCTTGAACAGGGCTCTCTTGGGCGCGGCCCCTTGGGGCTTCCATCTGGTCAACGCTCTGTTCCATGCCGGCGTCGTGGCCGCGCTGTATCTCGCGCTCAGGCGCCGCCTGGAGGAGCCGGCCGCGTTGGGAGCGGCGGTTCTCTTCGCAGTCCTGCCGGTGCATGTCGAGGCCGTGTCGTACCTCGCCGGGCGCTCCGAGATCTTGGCGCTTTTGTTTCTCCTGCTGTCTTGGTTTGAATTGGAGAAAGAAAATTCTTTTTGGCGAGGAGGCCTTCTTTGGTACGTTCTCGCTCTTTTGACCAAGGAGGTCGCGGTCGTGTTCCCGTTTTTTCTGGCGGCCTCGGATTGGGTTTGGCGCCGAGGTCGAGACTGCCGCAGAGTCCGCCTGCACGGGGCGCTCTGGGTCGCCACGATCGCGGCCGTAGCCCTGCGCTTCGTGGTCTTGGGCAGGCCCTTCCATGGGGGTTTTGACTACTTCGAGGGCGCCGAGGCCCTGAACCGGGCTCTGAGCGTGGCGCGCTTTTGGACCTTGCATTACGTCCTTCCCATGGCCGCGGGGGTCGGTCTTCAGGCGGACTTCAGCCGGCCCTTGATACCGGACTCTGGCCCGGGGGACCTTGTCGCTTGGGCCTGCCTTTTGGGTTGGATCGCCTTGGCCGTTGCCACGGTCGAGGGAATCCGGCGCCGCCGCCCGGAAGCGCTTCTGGGTCTTATTTTCTTCCTGCCTCTGCTGCCAACCTCCCACCTCGTGATCCGGCTCGACACCATCGGTGCCGAGAGATTCCTCTACATTCCGTCCATCTCCTTCTGCGTTGCCGCGGCCTGGGCCCTGCGCCGGCGCTTGATTCTGGCCGGCCTCCTCGCCGCTCTCTACGCCGGGCAAAGTTTGGCGCGGCAACCAGCGTGGTTGAGCGACCGGTCCTACGCCGAGGCCGCGCTCCGTGGAAATCCAGTCTCGGCCGGGGCCTGGAGCGCCTTGGGGGTGTGCCTGGCGCGCGAGGGCCGAGCCGCCGAGGCCGAGGAGGCTTTGCGGCGAGCCGTCTCGGTCAATCCCCGCCATCCCGCCGCGTATTTCAACCTAGGGCTTCTTTATTATAAGCAAGGCCGCTTGGGGGAGGCAGATAGGATGGTGGGCGCGGCCACAAACGGCAACTCGGGAGACGCCGACGCTTGGAGCCTGCGCGGCCTCTTGGCCGAGCGCCGTGGCGCTGCGGGGGAGGCGCTCAAGGCCTACGCCCGGGCCCTCGAGCTGCGCCCCTGGGACGCGGTCGCCCATTTCAACCTGGGGCGTCTCGCCCTGGCCTCGGGCCGCCGGGACCTGGCCGCGACGCATTTCCGGGAGTACCTGGCGTTGGCGCCCGACGCCGAGGACGCGGCGCGGATACGAAAGCTTGTGGAAGCTCCTCTTAATCCCTGA
- a CDS encoding TatD family hydrolase, whose translation MEFFDTHAHLSDPLFDADRDLVLARALEAGVAQVLEIADSPADWDKAVALSRARPRQVRCSLGLHPYHADQFSLDLIKDLEQRVRLPEVAAIGEIGLDYVKTQIPRQIQLKAFEDILSAARRWEKPAVIHCRGAYPDLLGVCGGLFPSPPSGRRFWGVVHCFSGNAENALFLAERGLALGVDGPITYPKNEDLRRAFRAAGSSCLVLETDSPYLPPQSSRGKRNEPRAIPEIAEKLSETLGLSVEEIALKTTENARALYGIK comes from the coding sequence TTGGAATTCTTCGACACCCATGCCCATCTGAGCGACCCTCTGTTCGACGCGGACCGAGACCTGGTCCTGGCTCGGGCTCTCGAGGCGGGTGTGGCCCAAGTGCTCGAAATCGCGGACAGCCCGGCGGATTGGGATAAGGCCGTAGCCTTGAGCCGGGCCCGGCCGCGCCAGGTGCGCTGCTCTCTGGGGCTGCACCCCTACCATGCCGATCAGTTTTCCCTGGATTTGATCAAGGATCTGGAGCAAAGGGTCCGGCTCCCCGAGGTCGCGGCGATCGGGGAGATCGGCCTCGACTACGTGAAAACCCAGATCCCGCGGCAAATCCAGCTCAAAGCCTTTGAGGATATCCTATCGGCGGCCCGCCGCTGGGAAAAGCCTGCCGTGATCCACTGCCGGGGAGCCTACCCGGACTTGCTGGGAGTCTGCGGCGGCCTATTCCCTTCCCCGCCCTCGGGCCGCCGCTTTTGGGGAGTGGTGCACTGCTTCTCGGGAAACGCCGAGAACGCCCTATTCCTGGCGGAGCGGGGCCTTGCCCTCGGAGTGGACGGCCCCATAACGTATCCCAAGAACGAGGACCTGCGGCGGGCCTTCCGCGCCGCGGGATCCTCCTGCCTAGTCCTAGAGACCGACAGCCCCTATCTCCCCCCCCAAAGCTCGCGCGGCAAGCGCAACGAGCCCCGCGCCATACCGGAAATCGCGGAGAAACTCTCGGAAACCCTAGGGCTGTCGGTGGAAGAAATCGCCCTCAAGACCACCGAGAATGCGCGCGCGCTGTACGGAATTAAGTGA
- a CDS encoding aldehyde dehydrogenase, producing the protein MKTSDVPKNQLWIGGQPQGALAGEDFPAFNPATGEILAYVAKADAGDAARAAEAAARAARGPWGKMSPRQRARVLFEISRRVRDRRDELALLETRNTGKPITDSLDEVSVVADCFEYYAGAVSKFCGETIPAGASGLDVTLREPVGVCALIVPWNYPILIASWKLAPALACGNTVVLKPASYTPLSALRLAEICAEAGVPEGVVNVVTGPGGIVGEALAGHPLVRKISFTGETSTGVRISKAAADTIKRVSLELGGKSPNIVFDDAELDYCVEKSLLSVFSNCGQDCCARSRAIVQSKVYDRFVEKITQGARELVVGDPLRKETQVGPMISRKQRERVADYIELGRREGASLVCGGEFPSEGNLSQGAFIRPAVLAKAGPKMTVVQEEIFGPVLCVIPFKTEEEAVEIANDSPYGLSGSIWTRDLGRAIRVARAVQSGVLSVNTATSVYLEAPFGGYKSSGLGRELGMKALELYSEVKNVFFSDR; encoded by the coding sequence ATGAAGACCTCAGACGTCCCCAAAAACCAGCTCTGGATCGGAGGACAGCCTCAAGGCGCTCTCGCGGGCGAGGATTTCCCCGCGTTCAATCCGGCCACGGGGGAAATCCTCGCTTACGTGGCCAAAGCAGACGCCGGGGACGCCGCGCGCGCCGCGGAGGCCGCGGCCCGTGCCGCCCGGGGCCCTTGGGGGAAAATGTCTCCGAGGCAGCGGGCCCGCGTTCTTTTCGAGATATCGCGCCGAGTGCGCGACCGCCGCGATGAGCTGGCGCTCCTAGAGACCCGCAACACCGGCAAGCCCATAACAGACTCCTTGGACGAGGTTTCCGTGGTCGCGGACTGCTTCGAGTACTATGCCGGGGCCGTGAGCAAGTTTTGCGGGGAGACCATTCCGGCGGGCGCTTCCGGGCTCGACGTCACCTTGCGCGAACCCGTGGGAGTATGCGCCCTCATCGTGCCGTGGAACTATCCCATCCTGATCGCGAGCTGGAAGCTGGCCCCGGCTCTGGCCTGCGGAAACACCGTGGTTTTGAAGCCCGCCAGCTACACCCCTCTCTCGGCCCTGCGCCTGGCCGAGATTTGCGCCGAGGCCGGGGTTCCGGAGGGGGTGGTCAACGTCGTGACGGGGCCGGGAGGTATCGTGGGAGAGGCCTTGGCCGGCCATCCCTTGGTGCGCAAGATATCCTTTACCGGAGAGACGTCCACGGGGGTCCGGATCAGCAAGGCGGCCGCGGATACGATCAAGCGGGTCTCGCTCGAGCTCGGGGGCAAGTCCCCCAACATCGTTTTCGACGACGCCGAGCTCGACTATTGCGTCGAGAAATCCCTGCTCTCGGTTTTCTCCAACTGCGGGCAGGACTGCTGCGCCCGCTCGCGGGCCATCGTCCAGAGCAAGGTTTACGACCGCTTCGTGGAGAAGATCACCCAAGGCGCCCGGGAGCTTGTCGTCGGAGACCCCCTCAGAAAAGAGACGCAGGTCGGGCCCATGATCTCTCGCAAGCAGAGGGAGAGGGTCGCCGACTATATCGAGCTCGGGCGGCGAGAGGGCGCCAGCCTGGTCTGCGGGGGGGAATTCCCCTCTGAAGGGAACTTGTCCCAGGGCGCCTTCATCCGCCCCGCTGTGCTTGCCAAGGCCGGACCCAAGATGACAGTGGTCCAGGAGGAGATTTTCGGCCCCGTGCTGTGCGTGATTCCCTTCAAAACCGAGGAAGAGGCCGTCGAGATCGCCAATGATTCCCCTTACGGCCTGTCCGGCTCGATCTGGACTCGGGACCTCGGGCGGGCCATTCGCGTGGCCAGGGCCGTGCAGAGCGGGGTGCTGAGCGTCAACACCGCGACCAGCGTGTATCTCGAGGCTCCCTTTGGCGGCTACAAAAGCTCCGGCCTCGGACGGGAGCTGGGCATGAAGGCCCTCGAGCTCTACAGCGAGGTCAAGAACGTATTCTTTTCGGATAGGTGA
- a CDS encoding glucose 1-dehydrogenase codes for MRLKGKVCLITGAGSGMGRSAVLEFCREGASVAACDVNGAAAEETAALARKSGGRALALQADVSREGDVVRAVSEAAKAFGGMDVLYNNAGIFPSGDHSVVDTTEDVWDRVLAVNVKGVYLVCKHGIPELLKRGGGSVINIASFVALVGCSVPQDAYTASKGAVISLTKSLAVQFGPNGVRSNAICPGPIETPLLTQWLLKEPAEKAKRLHRIPMGRFGRAEDVVALAMHLAGDESSWTNGAVFVVDGGITSNYF; via the coding sequence TTGAGACTCAAGGGCAAAGTCTGCCTCATCACCGGGGCCGGCTCCGGCATGGGCCGGAGCGCGGTCCTTGAGTTCTGCCGGGAAGGAGCGAGCGTTGCCGCCTGCGATGTCAACGGCGCGGCCGCCGAAGAGACGGCGGCGCTCGCGCGCAAGTCAGGGGGCCGGGCCCTGGCCCTCCAAGCCGACGTATCGCGTGAGGGGGACGTCGTCCGCGCCGTTTCCGAGGCGGCGAAGGCCTTCGGCGGCATGGACGTTCTTTACAATAACGCGGGGATATTTCCAAGCGGCGATCATTCCGTGGTGGACACCACGGAAGACGTTTGGGATCGAGTCTTGGCGGTCAACGTCAAGGGAGTCTACCTTGTCTGCAAGCACGGGATCCCCGAGCTGCTCAAACGCGGAGGAGGATCGGTCATCAACATCGCTTCCTTTGTGGCCCTCGTGGGCTGCAGCGTGCCCCAGGACGCATACACGGCGTCCAAAGGAGCGGTGATCTCGCTCACCAAGTCCCTAGCCGTGCAGTTCGGACCCAATGGAGTGAGATCAAACGCCATTTGTCCCGGTCCCATCGAGACGCCCTTGCTCACGCAATGGCTTCTCAAGGAACCGGCGGAGAAAGCCAAGAGACTCCATAGAATTCCCATGGGGCGTTTCGGCCGAGCCGAGGACGTCGTCGCCTTGGCCATGCATTTGGCCGGCGACGAGTCGAGTTGGACCAACGGCGCGGTCTTCGTAGTCGACGGCGGAATAACCTCGAATTATTTCTAA
- a CDS encoding deoxyhypusine synthase — protein sequence MANLKKSDLLKDTIEHFDITKHNTVAMVEAMSKMSFTARDLARASDIYDKMLGDKDCNVILCLAGSLFSAGLKKIVFDLVNNNMVDAIVSTGANIIDQDFFESLGFKHYKGTKWIDDHSLRATRIDRIYDTFIDEDELGDTDAVTSEIAGTLKPRPYSSREFIEEMGKYLVKNCKVKDSVVLASYKKGVPVFVPAFSDCSAGFGLLHHQWHNPEEHVSVDSAKDFLELVRCKLASKETGLLMLGGGVPKNFAQDITVGPEMLGLETKMHKYAIQITVADERDGALSGSTLREACSWGKVDTLHEQMVYAEASLAFPILASYAYHKGNWRSRKARKFNELLNDEKAPLPAALR from the coding sequence ATGGCCAACTTGAAGAAGTCCGACTTACTGAAGGACACGATAGAGCATTTCGACATTACGAAGCACAACACGGTGGCGATGGTGGAGGCAATGTCCAAGATGTCGTTTACAGCCAGGGACCTTGCCCGCGCCAGCGACATCTACGACAAGATGCTCGGCGACAAGGACTGCAACGTCATACTCTGTCTGGCCGGGTCGCTCTTCTCGGCGGGCTTGAAGAAGATCGTATTCGACCTCGTCAACAACAACATGGTGGACGCCATCGTCTCCACGGGAGCCAACATCATCGACCAGGACTTCTTCGAGTCCCTGGGCTTCAAGCACTACAAGGGCACCAAATGGATCGACGACCATTCCCTGCGCGCGACCCGGATCGACCGCATCTACGACACCTTCATCGACGAGGACGAGTTGGGCGACACCGACGCGGTCACCTCGGAGATCGCCGGGACCCTCAAGCCCCGCCCCTATTCCTCCCGCGAGTTCATAGAGGAGATGGGCAAGTACCTGGTCAAGAACTGCAAGGTGAAGGACTCTGTGGTCCTGGCCAGCTACAAGAAAGGCGTGCCCGTCTTCGTCCCGGCCTTCTCGGACTGCTCGGCGGGCTTCGGGCTCCTGCACCACCAATGGCACAACCCGGAGGAGCACGTTTCCGTAGACTCGGCCAAGGACTTCCTGGAGCTGGTGCGCTGCAAGCTGGCCTCGAAGGAAACCGGCCTACTCATGCTCGGAGGCGGCGTGCCCAAGAACTTCGCCCAGGATATCACGGTCGGCCCCGAAATGCTCGGACTCGAAACCAAAATGCACAAGTACGCCATCCAAATCACGGTGGCCGACGAACGCGATGGGGCGCTATCCGGCTCCACGTTGCGCGAGGCCTGCTCCTGGGGCAAGGTGGACACGCTGCATGAGCAGATGGTCTACGCCGAGGCTTCTCTGGCCTTCCCGATACTCGCTTCCTACGCATACCATAAAGGGAACTGGCGCAGCCGCAAGGCCCGGAAGTTCAACGAGCTGCTCAACGACGAGAAGGCTCCCTTGCCCGCGGCCTTGCGCTAA
- the speB gene encoding agmatinase — MPSRAVPPMTPAAEMVEGQFLGVTAPREKARFIVLLLPFERTTSYKKGTEHGPARLLDGSFGVELWDEEIGSQTYLSGIHTEPAFDCSPPAKLLFPKIKERVRELLNFKSVLFSVGGEHSLSQALIPPFIERYPDLSILHFDAHADMRSEYEGSPFNHACAMHPISRRCKVVQVGIRSVAEEEAHLLNTGNVTTFYRHEHRDMGKLLPKVLEALTGTVYISIDLDGFDPSVIPGVGTPQPGGFDWFEGLELFRRVIEKKKVVGVDVMELCPLQDTVNSEIAAAKLIYRLMGYIARK; from the coding sequence ATGCCATCGCGGGCCGTTCCCCCCATGACCCCGGCCGCGGAGATGGTCGAGGGCCAGTTCCTGGGGGTGACGGCCCCGCGAGAGAAGGCGCGCTTCATCGTCCTGCTCCTGCCCTTCGAGCGCACCACTTCCTATAAAAAAGGGACGGAGCATGGCCCCGCAAGGCTCTTGGACGGCTCCTTCGGCGTCGAGTTGTGGGATGAGGAGATCGGAAGCCAAACCTATCTTTCGGGAATACACACGGAGCCCGCTTTCGACTGCTCGCCGCCGGCGAAACTCCTTTTCCCTAAAATAAAGGAGAGAGTCAGGGAGCTCCTCAATTTCAAGTCTGTTCTCTTTTCAGTGGGAGGAGAACACTCCCTTTCTCAAGCGCTGATTCCACCTTTCATCGAAAGATACCCCGATCTTTCGATACTGCACTTCGACGCCCACGCGGACATGCGTTCCGAATACGAGGGTTCCCCCTTCAACCACGCCTGCGCCATGCACCCCATCTCCCGGAGATGCAAGGTCGTTCAGGTCGGCATCCGCTCCGTCGCCGAGGAGGAAGCGCATCTTCTCAACACGGGGAACGTCACGACCTTCTATCGCCACGAGCACCGGGACATGGGGAAGCTCCTCCCCAAGGTCCTAGAGGCCCTGACCGGAACGGTTTACATCAGCATCGACTTGGACGGCTTCGACCCGAGCGTGATCCCAGGCGTCGGGACCCCCCAGCCCGGAGGATTTGACTGGTTCGAGGGCCTTGAGCTTTTCAGGCGCGTGATTGAAAAAAAGAAAGTGGTGGGCGTGGACGTGATGGAGCTCTGCCCCCTCCAAGACACGGTAAACTCCGAGATAGCCGCGGCCAAGCTGATTTACCGACTCATGGGCTATATCGCACGAAAATAG
- a CDS encoding glutamine synthetase: MPPEIKKGSRPQLLSALRSGRIHTVLLAFPDMQGRWMGKRLTARHFVENVLERGSHACAYLLTVDMEMIPVPGYALTSWERGYQDFLMVPDFSTARELSWSPGTAFVICDLVDEEGKAIEESPRRILQVQIEKAARRGFSLKLASELEFYLFRETYESAQKKNFHGLEPFGSYIEDYHILQGAKEEFVVAEIRQQMEKSGIPVECSKGEWGPGQHEINLGYAPALEMADRHTLYKHGAKEIAMGRGVSLTFMAKYDSKLAGSSCHIHASLWDKAGRKALFRDGGKPSKLFGHFLGGMMALARDLAFFYAPTVNSYKRYQSATFAPTRIAWGKDNRTCGFRVVGEGDSFRIENRIPGADANPYLAFAATIAAGLYGIENKIAPPPELKGNAYQSSAEPVPGSLSEAIACLESSKIAASLFGEKVLKHYLLTARAEQAAFDQSVTCWERGRNFERI, from the coding sequence ATGCCACCAGAAATTAAGAAAGGATCTCGCCCCCAGCTCTTGTCAGCGCTTCGCTCAGGCAGAATTCATACCGTCCTCTTGGCCTTCCCGGACATGCAGGGCCGTTGGATGGGCAAGCGCCTCACGGCCAGGCACTTCGTCGAGAATGTCCTGGAGCGCGGCTCTCACGCCTGCGCCTACCTCCTGACGGTGGACATGGAGATGATTCCGGTGCCCGGCTACGCGCTCACGAGTTGGGAGAGGGGGTATCAGGATTTCCTCATGGTTCCCGATTTCTCGACGGCGAGGGAGCTCTCTTGGAGCCCCGGGACCGCTTTCGTCATCTGCGACCTCGTAGACGAGGAGGGCAAGGCGATAGAAGAATCTCCTCGCCGCATCCTACAGGTCCAGATCGAGAAGGCGGCCCGTAGAGGCTTCAGCCTGAAGCTGGCCTCTGAACTCGAATTCTACCTTTTCCGCGAAACCTACGAGTCGGCGCAGAAAAAGAATTTCCACGGGCTCGAGCCTTTCGGCTCCTACATAGAGGACTACCACATCCTGCAAGGGGCCAAGGAGGAATTCGTGGTCGCGGAGATACGCCAGCAGATGGAGAAGTCCGGCATTCCCGTGGAGTGCTCCAAGGGGGAATGGGGTCCGGGGCAGCACGAAATCAATTTGGGCTACGCGCCGGCCCTGGAAATGGCGGACCGCCATACCTTATATAAGCACGGGGCCAAGGAGATCGCCATGGGCAGGGGAGTAAGCCTGACCTTCATGGCCAAATACGACTCCAAACTCGCCGGCTCGAGCTGTCATATTCATGCGAGCCTCTGGGACAAGGCCGGCCGCAAGGCCCTGTTCCGGGATGGGGGGAAACCCAGCAAGTTGTTCGGGCACTTTTTAGGCGGGATGATGGCCTTGGCCAGGGACCTGGCTTTTTTCTACGCCCCGACGGTCAATTCCTACAAAAGATATCAGTCCGCCACCTTCGCGCCGACCCGCATCGCCTGGGGCAAGGACAATCGCACCTGCGGCTTCCGGGTGGTGGGGGAGGGGGATTCCTTTAGAATAGAGAATCGAATTCCCGGGGCCGACGCCAATCCCTACCTCGCCTTCGCGGCCACGATTGCGGCCGGGCTTTACGGCATAGAAAATAAAATCGCCCCGCCGCCCGAGCTCAAGGGCAACGCCTACCAGTCTTCGGCCGAGCCCGTTCCGGGGTCTCTGAGCGAGGCCATTGCCTGCCTGGAGAGCTCTAAAATCGCCGCCTCTCTCTTCGGGGAAAAAGTCCTTAAGCACTATCTGTTGACGGCCCGGGCAGAGCAGGCCGCCTTCGACCAGTCCGTTACCTGCTGGGAGAGGGGGAGAAACTTCGAGCGGATTTAA
- a CDS encoding ParA family protein: MAEVISIANQKGGVGKTTTAVNLSAALAQLGQETLLIDLDPQGNATSGLGFDKKTCSPNVYHVLVELMPIEKTIKETAIPLHYLLGSGKELIGAEVELTTALARDSRLRGALATIKSRFKYIILDCPPSLGLLTINALNASDKVLIPIQGEYYAMEGLAQFMEAINKVKAILNPRLELEGGLLTMFDSRMTLSNQVKDEVGKFFGPSLFNTIIPRNVRMAEAPGFGQSIFQYDHRSRGAEAYLNLAREFLARRGTTLSSPAIPAPEQPEQKENNSEEVMENPV, from the coding sequence GTGGCAGAAGTCATTTCCATTGCAAATCAGAAGGGGGGGGTCGGCAAGACCACCACGGCGGTCAATTTATCCGCGGCTCTGGCGCAATTAGGGCAGGAAACCTTGCTCATAGATTTGGACCCGCAAGGGAATGCCACGTCTGGACTGGGATTTGATAAGAAAACTTGCTCCCCGAACGTCTACCATGTATTAGTGGAATTGATGCCTATAGAAAAAACCATCAAAGAGACGGCCATTCCCCTACACTACTTACTGGGTTCCGGCAAGGAGCTAATAGGCGCCGAAGTAGAGCTGACTACCGCCCTGGCCCGGGACAGCAGGCTAAGAGGGGCTCTCGCAACCATCAAAAGTCGGTTTAAATACATTATTTTAGACTGCCCTCCCTCATTGGGACTATTGACTATAAATGCCCTAAACGCTTCCGACAAGGTGCTTATACCGATCCAGGGGGAATACTACGCCATGGAGGGACTGGCCCAGTTCATGGAGGCTATAAACAAGGTCAAGGCCATCCTCAATCCCCGCCTGGAATTGGAGGGGGGGTTGCTCACCATGTTCGATTCCCGCATGACCTTGTCCAACCAAGTCAAGGACGAGGTCGGCAAATTCTTTGGCCCCAGTCTATTCAACACCATCATCCCCCGGAATGTGCGCATGGCCGAGGCCCCTGGATTTGGGCAAAGCATATTCCAGTACGATCATAGGTCCAGGGGAGCGGAGGCCTACCTAAACCTGGCCCGAGAGTTCCTGGCCAGGAGGGGGACCACTTTGTCGAGCCCAGCCATCCCGGCCCCGGAACAGCCTGAACAAAAAGAAAATAATAGTGAAGAAGTCATGGAGAATCCCGTATGA